One Drosophila subobscura isolate 14011-0131.10 chromosome U, UCBerk_Dsub_1.0, whole genome shotgun sequence DNA window includes the following coding sequences:
- the LOC117902704 gene encoding dedicator of cytokinesis protein 11 isoform X2 — MERKFTRGLNKLSSAVQMRENVSQLVRESAVLKNSTGSYQRSLSIANKHLVVEPIDFEAFVAKNKTVIQNDPQRELLIYPADDVSEIIMPRKQRTTAKSVADRFEPPNEAIVCPLHGALMGNGNGNGHSQVSRQGSTQSNGSLHNGNGNGHSSCSSLSSANGHHQLSRKSSQCSSNGSTSQKVSQESSYESALSSITLRSHLAQPEEADELSEEAPGEDSSTQGSRAECTRFTRQALYTYRAKNHLIHYKYNAYGGNCHDLPSISPGEELLEEVYEIDADQDRIDEQMTRSQADTITKQGYLLKGPDSAADRMFANIGNKSFKRRYCYLRQEIDGTYMLELHKDEKQGDAKATIVMDFCTEVVQNPKRGRFCFELRMTAGHKSFTLAAENEQDFKDWLGKLSSVLAQNRAQEEKRKASLERQPSAGPQLALPAEQQPTFGTLKGLDQSLHPQLMKYGRETDHSIALARKEQRRRLFACYQSPSKATANDSVEQYREHFGTRMLLTCHSLRFRLQCVAADAGPGVDAEQQVEPYITSLALYDAKAGRKLSESFYFNVNDSWNAQLLPNTPVPASVAGCGVPRRAADGDDRNASQAPHSLFDGVSAELLRCPRQQFQQLRQCLLSVRAPHADIYLVVRVEKVLQCGIAQAAEPYLKAGKDPKLGQKVCKAAKNCAQHIGHYRQPFAWAAKPLFKLYSHELDVEPHKEFDFSPIYRQELPKLKDEELLKLLVDYRKPEKLSKLTIIPGCLKMQLQIVDTVPCGLSKSLAPLSTFSPASKQPPTLELAEFQNQSEREAHPYTSFCNHLYVYPLSLQFDSQKLFSRARNITVVVELRDGDGEYSKPLKCIYGRPGQDLLVSQIACPVLHHNVTPTWYEEIKLRLPLGLFPEHHLLFSFYHVSCNLSKKRDAQAAFETPIGYAWLPLLQKNRICLEEQPLPVAATLPVGYLSIQPLGWGKGNCGPDIQWIDNQRPLYTVALRLDSTVLTADQHLHNFFAHCERLLEGGKTGALPAETETCKILKAAHAIDMRSLISYLPTLLNELFTLLVHTQSEEIGLNVIRLLTNIIHLISFDAKRPDLLASYVKFVFHAPYYSQQTARLRTVHGELCRHLPYLLNPKNTDFLIVNKFMRYSAIFFDLIVKSMAQHLLATGRIRMLRNERFPKEYADRVEQLIKVLIIYITTRYDDLGEETQLLNRSLARFVRQCLSYMDRGFVYRLIRCYMEEFSPGNPRVLHEYKFNFLQEICQHEHYVPLNLPFVLNPKNRPPEMMQHFTLSEEFCRQHFLSGLLLQELKSSLNEVGHVRRHALAIFKDLLAKHELDGRYQQRGQLSRIALLYVPWLGIVMDNLHRIDDLSETPGATTPNGHVYVDSASYTKRLSCSSSYVFSKDSSTFGSLTSTPRSKNRLTLHNDQLSPCRTSVHMKENNFLAAIAGQPISNGISNLSLNSNTDSGHSQDTTTIGAYTNGETDVALRNGHNRSVSFTHAQILSRCDKFSVGESRDLLLGFLFIVKHLSQDQMVAWWQNCNETETLQFLAILDLSLQHFRYVGKKNVQLTPDSRQLRATKAHTLPARTTPPTGLDNGHQQEQPSSGTLNQPREHLLEDLARTQLALYESNLATEVGMIILDCLGMYVLQFRQLLTDSLVLRKLARVYLRFLQLGQSERLSKHVFAALRAFINNYSVALFKGNAMLCGQMVYELLKACDSRLVEIRHESCAVLYLLMRSNFEFSGRKALTRVHLQVIISVSQMIGNVIGLNNARFQESLSIINSYANSDKAMKGTGFPMEVKDLTRRVRTVLMATAQMQAHHMDPERLLELQYSLANSYASTPELRHTWLVTMARNHEQNGNLSEAACCHLHIAALMCEYLRLRGTACSSLTWSSASFGKISRNIPLDEQGLKLDAGAQDSQYTEYMLLEQLKQCADLLDRAERFECLGDLYKLILPIHERARDFIELSNCYEHLAQAYSKIVEVNRSGKRMLGRFYRVVFYGMMYFEEDHAIEYVYKEPKLTSLSEISERLAKQYQEKFGADVVKLIMDSSPVKVDELDAKLAYIQVTHVIPFFTKTELDQRLNEFEQNHDVNTFMYETPFTKSGAARGSVEEQWKRKTVIETTYSFPYVLKRIPVKSREIIELSPIEVAIDEMQSKVSELEEIIMPPADVKKLQLRLQGSVAVTVNAGPLAYAHAFLDAKVINNFSLDRVGDLKDVFRDFIGVCHKALCVNERMISADQKEYHHVLKENYEKLCLALSELLDDESFQPLSEDAESINQRNSMALFNAISGASHNSRLYFVEQNTNTTHHHHHHHHHPHIHTQNSLNNP; from the exons ATGGAGCGAAAATTTACGCGCGGCTTGAATAAGCTCAGCTCGGCGGTACAGATGAGAGAGAATGTCTCTCAGCTGGTGCGTGAGAGCGCCGTTTTG AAGAACAGCACGGGGAGCTATCAGCGTAGTCTCTCTATTGcg AACAAACATCTTGTGGTGGAGCCCATAGATTTTGAGgcatttgtggccaaaaataaaacagtaaTCCAAAATGATCCGCAAAGGGAGTTGCTCATCTATCCAGCAGATGATGTTTCA GAGATCATTATGCCGAGGAAGCAGCGTACCACTGCCAAATCAGTGGCGGATCGCTTCGAGCCACCCAACGAGGCGATTGTGTGTCCATTGCATGGCGCTTtgatggggaatgggaatgggaacggtcACAGTCAGGTGAGCCGCCAGGGCAGCACTCAATCGAATGGCAGTCTCCAcaatgggaacgggaatggtcacagcagctgcagcagtttgAGCAGCGCCAATGGGCACCATCAGCTGTCACGCAAGAGTTCCCAGTGCTCGTCGAATGGTTCGACAAGTCAGAAAGTGTCACAGGAATCATCCTACGAGTCAGCGCTGTCCTCCATCACACTACGCTCGCATCTGGCGCAGCCCGAAGAGGCGGATGAGTTGTCGGAAGAGGCACCTGGCGAAGATTCCAGCACTCAGGGGTCACGTGCCGAGTGCACACGGTTCACACGACAGGCGCTCTACACTTACAGAGCCAAGAATCATTTGATTCACTATAAATATAATGCTTATGGCGGCAACTGTCATGATTTGCCCAG CATCTCACCTGGCGAGGAACTGCTGGAGGAAGTGTACGAAATCGATGCCGATCAGGATCGCATTGATGAACAAATGACACGCTCCCAAGCGGACACCATCACCAAGCAGGGATATCTGCTGAAGGGACCCGATTCGGCCGCCGATCGAATGTTTGCCAATATAGGCAACAAATCGTTTAAGCGTCGCTATTGCTATCTGCGGCAGGAGATCGACGGCACTTACATGTTGGAGCTGCACAAGGATGAGAAGCAGGGCGATGCCAAGGCCACCATTGTCATGGATTTTTGCACAGAAGTCGTTCAA AATCCCAAACGTGGACGCTTTTGCTTTGAGCTACGCATGACAGCGGGTCACAAGTCCTTCACTCTGGCCGCCGAGAATGAGCAGGACTTTAAGGATTGGCTGGGCAAACTCTCCTCGGTGCTGGCCCAGAATCGTGCACAGGAGGAGAAGCGCAAGGCGTCGCTCGAGCGTCAGCCGTCAGCGGGTCCACAGTTGGCGCTgccagcggagcagcagcccacatTTGGCACCCTCAAGGGACTCGATCAATCGCTGCATCCGCAGCTAATGAAATACGGCAGGGAGACGGATCACTCGATTGCCTTGGCGCGGAAGGAGCAGCGGAGGCGGCTCTTTGCCTGCTATCAGTCTCCCTCGAAGGCCACAGCCAACGATAGTGTGGAGCAATATCGCGAGCATTTCGGCACACGAATGCTCCTCACGTGCCACAGTCTGCGCTTCCGGCTGCAGTGTGTGGCCGCAGATGCTGGGCCCGGGGTGGATGCGGAGCAGCAGGTGGAGCCGTATATCACCAGCCTGGCGCTGTACGATGCCAAGGCGGGCCGCAAGCTCAGCGAGAGCTTCTACTTCAATGTGAACGACTCGTGGAATGCCCAACTGCTGCCGAATACGCCTGTGCCGGCGTCCGTGGCGGGCTGTGGTGTGCCCCGTCGTGCCGCAGACGGAGATGACAGGAATGCCTCGCAGGCGCCGCATTCCCTCTTCGATGGTGTGTCCGCggagctgctgcgctgcccccGCCAGCAGTTCCAGCAGTTGCGGCAGTGCCTGCTCTCGGTGCGTGCGCCCCATGCAGACATCTATCTGGTGGTGCGCGTGGAGAAGGTGCTGCAGTGTGGCATCGCCCAGGCCGCAGAGCCCTACCTGAAGGCCGGCAAGGATCCGAAGCTCGGTCAAAAGGTGTGCAAGGCGGCCAAGAACTGTGCCCAGCACATTGGACACTATCGCCAGCCGTTTGCGTGGGCGGCCAAGCCTCTGTTCAAGCTCTACAGCCACGAGCTGGACGTGGAGCCGCACAAGGAGTTCGACTTTAGTCCCATCTATCGCCAGGAGTTGCCCAAGCTCAAGGACGAGGAGTTGCTCAAGCTCCTCGTGGACTATCGCAAGCCAGAGAAGCTCAGCAAGCTGACCATCATTCCGGGCTGCCTCAagatgcagctgcagatcGTGGACACAGTGCCCTGTGGCCTGAGCAAGTCGCTGGCTCCACTCTCCACCTTTAGTCCGGCCTCCAAGCAGCCGCCCACGCTGGAGCTGGCTGAATtccaaaaccaaagcgaacGGGAGGCTCATCCGTACACGAGCTTCTGCAATCATCTTTATGTCTATCCGCTGAGTCTGCAATTCGACAGCCAGAAGCTGTTCTCGCGTGCCCGAAACATCACGGTCGTTGTGGAGCTCCGAGACGGCGACGGGGAGTACAGCAAGCCCTTGAAG TGCATCTATGGACGACCTGGACAGGATCTGCTAGTCTCACAAATCGCCTGCCCTGTGCTCCATCATAATGTCACGCCCACGTGGTACGAGGAGATCAAGCTGCGTCTTCCCTTGGGTCTCTTTCCCGAGCACCATTTGCTCTTCTCCTTCTACCATGTGTCCTGCAATCTGAGCAAGAAGCGCGATGCCCAGGCAGCCTTTGAGACGCCCATTGGGTATgcctggctgccgctgctgcaaaaGAATCGCATATGtctggaggagcagccgctgccggtggctgccacattgcCAGTGGGTTACCTGTCCATACAGCCGCTGGGCTGGGGCAAGGGG AACTGCGGCCCCGACATCCAATGGATCGACAACCAGCGTCCCCTGTACACCGTGGCCCTGCGCCTGGACTCCACAGTGCTGACGGCGGATCAGCATCTGCACAACTTCTTTGCGCACTGCGAGCGACTGCTGGAGGGTGGCAAGACGGGCGCACTGCCAGCGGAGACGGAGACCTGCAAGATACTGAAGGCGGCGCATGCCATTGATATGCGCTCGCTGATCAGCTACCTGCCGACGCTGCTCAACGAACTGTTTACGCTGCTGGTGCACACGCAGTCCGAGGAGATTGGCCTGAATGTGATCCGTCTGCTGACGAACATCATCCATCTGATAAGCTTCGACGCGAAGCGGCCCGATCTGCTGGCTTCGTATGTGAAGTTCGTGTTCCATGCGCCCTACTACAGCCAGCAGACGGCACGACTGCGCACGGTGCACGGAGAGCTGTGCAGGCATCTGCCGTATCTGCTGAATCCCAAGAACACGGACTTCCTCATTGTCAACAAATTCATGCGCTACTCGGCCATCTTCTTCGACTTGATTGTGAAGAGCATGGCGCAGCATCTGCTGGCCACTGGCAGGATTCGTATGCTGCGGAACGAGCGGTTTCCCAAGGAGTATGCGGATCGGGTGGAGCAGCTGATCAAGGTGCTGATCATATACATCACGACGCGCTACGATGACTTGGGGGAGGAGACGCAGCTACTCAATCGCTCGCTGGCCCGCTTTGTGCGGCAGTGTCTGAGCTACATGGATCGGGGATTTGTCTATCGCTTGATACGCTGCTACATGGAGGAGTTTTCACCCGGCAATCCACGGGTGCTGCACGAATACAAGTTCAACTTCCTGCAGGAGATTTGCCAGCACGAGCATTATGTGCCGCTCAACCTGCCCTTTGTGCTGAACCCAAAGAATCGGCCGCCCGAGATGATGCAACACTTTACGCTCTCCGAGGAGTTTTGTCGCCAGCACTTCCTCTcgggtctgctgctgcaggagctgaagAGCAGCCTCAACGAGGTGGGACATGTGCGGCGGCATGCGCTGGCCATCTTCAAGGATCTGCTGGCCAAGCACGAGCTGGACGGACGCTACCAGCAGCGCGGACAGCTCTCCCGCATAGCTCTGCTCTACGTGCCATGGCTGGGCATAGTCATGGACAATCTGCATCGCATAGACGATCTGTCCGAGACGCCGGGAGCGACCACGCCCAACGGACATGTCTATGTGGACTCGGCCTCGTACACCAAGCGGCTGAGCTGCTCGAGCAGCTATGTTTTCAGCAAGGATTCCTCCACATTTGGCTCGCTGACATCCACACCGCGCTCCAAGAATCGTTTGACCTTGCACAACGATCAGCTCAGTCCGTGCCGCACTTCGGTGCACATGAAGGAGAACAATTTCCTGGCCGCGATTGCGGGACAGCCCATAAGCAATGGCATATCCAATCTATCACTCAATTCCAACACGGATTCAGGC CACTCGCAGGACACCACCACCATTGGGGCGTACACCAACGGGGAGACAGATGTGGCCCTGCGGAATGGTCACAATCGTTCTGTGAGCTTCACGCATGCCCAGATCCTGTCACGCTGCGACAAGTTTAGTGTGGGCGAGAGCCGGGATCTGCTCTTGGGTTTCCTGTTCATTGTGAAGCACTTGTCGCAGGATCAGATGGTGGCCTGGTGGCAGAACTGCAACGAAACGGAGACCCTGCAGTTCCTGGCCATACTCGATCTCTCGCTGCAGCACTTCCGCTATGTGGGCAAGAAGAATGTGCAGCTAACGCCGGACTCGCGGCAGTTGCGTGCCACGAAGGCGCACACGCTGCCCGCGCGGACTACGCCACCCACGGGCCTGGATAACGggcatcagcaggagcagccgagCAGCGGCACACTGAATCAGCCAAGGGAACATCTGCTGGAGGACTTGGCCAGGACACAGCTGGCATTGTACGAATCAAATCTGGCCACAGAGGTGGGCATGATCATACTCGACTGCCTGGGCATGTATGTGCTGCAGTTCCGTCAGCTGCTGACCGACAGCCTGGTGCTGCGCAAGCTGGCGCGGGTATATCTGCGCTTCCTGCAGCTGGGACAGTCGGAGAGGCTCTCCAAGCATGTGTTTGCCGCCCTGCGCGCCTTCATCAACAACTATTCGGTGGCCCTGTTCAAGGGCAATGCCATGCTGTGCGGCCAGATGGTGTACGAGCTGCTGAAGGCCTGCGACAGTCGCCTGGTGGAGATCCGACACGAATCCTGCGCCGTGCTGTATCTGCTGATGCGCAGCAATTTCGAGTTTAGCGGTCGCAAGGCCTTGACCCGCGTGCACCTGCAGGTCATCATCTCGGTGTCGCAGATGATTGGCAATGTGATTGGCCTGAACAATGCCCGCTTCCAGGAGAGTTTGTCGATCATCAACAGCTATGCCAACAGCGACAAGGCCATGAAGGGCACCGGCTTCCCCATGGAGGTGAAGGATCTAACGCGTCGCGTGCGCACCGTTCTCATGGCCACCGCCCAGATGCAGGCCCACCACATGGACCCGGAGCGGCTGCTCGAACTGCAGTATTCGCTGGCCAATTCGTATGCCTCCACGCCCGAGCTGCGGCACACCTGGCTGGTCACCATGGCACGCAATCACGAGCAGAACGGCAATCTCTCGGAGGCCGCCTGCTGTCATCTGCACATCGCCGCCCTCATGTGCGAGTATCTGCGCCTGCGTGGCACCGCCTGCTCCAGCCTCACCTGGTCCTCGGCGTCCTTTGGCAAGATCTCGCGCAACATACCGCTGGACGAGCAGGGCCTCAAGCTGGATGCTGGCGCCCAGGACTCGCAGTACACCGAATACATGCTGCTCGAGCAGCTAAAGCAGTGCGCCGATCTGCTGGATCGTGCCGAGCGCTTCGAGTGCCTCGGCGATCTGTACAAGCTCATTCTGCCCATACACGAGAGAGCCCGCGACTTCATCGAACTCTCCAACTGTTACGAGCATTTGGCACAGGCTTACAGCAAGATTGTGGAGGTCAATCGGTCGGGCAAACGCATGCTGGGTCGCTTCTACAGAGTTGTCTTTTATGGAATG ATGTACTTTGAGGAGGATCATGCCATCGAGTATGTGTACAAGGAACCAAAGCTCACTTCGTTGAGTGAGATTTCAGAGCGTTTGGCCAAGCAATATCAGGAGAAGTTTGGGGCGGATGTTGTCAAGTTAATCATGGACTCGTCGCCG GTAAAAGTCGATGAACTGGATGCCAAGTTGGCCTACATACAGGTCACCCATGTGATTCCCTTCTTTACCAAAACAGAGCTCGATCAGCGTCTCAATGAATTCGAGCAGAATCACGATGTGAACACCTTCATGTACGAGACACCGTTCACCAAGTCGGGAGCAGCACGTGGCAGCGTCGAGGAGCAGTGGAAACGCAAGACCGTCATAGAGA